The sequence below is a genomic window from Monodelphis domestica isolate mMonDom1 chromosome 2, mMonDom1.pri, whole genome shotgun sequence.
TGAGGATCTGGGCTAGAACCCAAACCTCCAGGtttttctttccactacactCAGCTCTCTCTTTCTATGTGGGTGGGTGTATCTGTTTAGATGTGTATAGGTGTGAGCTTACATGTCCAGTGCATGTATATCAACTCTTGGACATCATGTAGCCCTTTCCTTGTATTGCTCTCATTGATactgttgttcttcagtcatttacagtcatgtctggctctctgTGGCTCCATTTAAttagatattagagtggtttgccatttccttctccagcttattttacagatgaggaaattgaggcaaacagggttaggtgacttgcccaaggtcacacaactaggaagtgactgaggctggatttgaactcaggaaaaagaatcttcctgactctgaggtttggcattctttctaccgtgccacttagctacccaccCCTCTCatgcttttttttcatattttatttcatacatcAGTTATTGTGTTAGAACTTTCTTAATACTATTAGATTGTAAACAGCCAGGTACCTCCTGAGGTAGCTTTCCAAAGCTCAGCATGTAGCAGGCATTTACtccatggtgttttttttttaaacccttgccttctgtcttagtatcaatactgtgtattgattccaaggcagaagagacataagggcaaggcaatgggggttaaatgacttgcccagggtcacacagttaggatgtgtctgaggtcacgtttgaacccaggacctcctgtctctaggcttggctctcagttgACTGAGCCGCCCAGCTACTCCAGTGCATATTTTTTGGTTAGAGGTACTGACTGTTGGGCAAGCCCAGTTCACTGCCCAGTGACTCCATGAAACTCTCAAAGCTCTAAGTTAAAGAATAGTTGCATTGATAGATAGTTTCCTAACTGGGAATTCCCTGTGCCAATGTAACCACAAGTTTGAATCAGATGATGGTGATAGAGTATTAAATTAAAAGTGTGTGTTTGTATACCTTTGTAAGATACATCAATGTTCATAATGAGTAAGTATGTGTaggatacatatgtatatgcatttgtgagaaagagaaaggaagagcaaGAAACAATCACTTGCCTGATCAGGGTGCTCCTGATGtcctaaaagaaagagaaataaatatcaaGCATTCAGTTCTCATGATTCCCATCTTTCCTGCAGGTCACTAGAAACTTGAGCACCACAGCCACAGGCATCTGCCCTGGCATGCAGTATCCTAGAATCCCATCCTTGGCTGGGACTTCAGAAGTCATAGCTAATACAGGGCTTACCCAACGCATGAATCTCACCTACAACGTTTCTGGCTAATGCTTAGCAGTTATTCAACCTCCACCTGGCCAATTCCAAGAGGCAGGGAATTCACTACAAGATGTTGAGATAATTGATTACTAGGAAGATTTTTTCCTTACGTTGACTAGAAATCTGTCTTCCTCTAATGACTTTTCtccctattttattttctttttatgttgaacttaacaaataaaattaatatttctatatgtaatttgGGACATAAGGAAagtattacatgtatatatatatatatatatatatatatatatatctcaaattGTGAATCTCCATTTTGTTAAGCTTGCTTTTCttcttaatataaaaaattaatttgtaactttcaaagctTGTGAttatttctggtcttcctttggttCACTTCTCAGGATAGGGTTGGGGAGAAGGGTATTGTAGGGTATGGGTGGGGGGGGTCCTATCCCTGACTTCTCTCCAGGCGtctgctagtaaatgtttaacaaccagttctCTGGAAGGGGGAAAAATGTATACATAGCATGCTTTCAAATTTACTATgcattataaacattttctctgtcactttttAAAGTCTACACAGTGaactaaataataaattaagtccTTCTGTTTGTCATTGCTGCTGTTGTTTTGCCAGTTATTTGAATCTGACTCCTTATAACTCCatctggggttctcttggcaaagatactggatggtttgccatttccttctccagcttattttacagaggaggaaactgaggcaaacaggatgaagtaacaatcgggatcacacagctagtaagtgtctgaggctgactttggactcaggtcctcctgactctagacctggcactctatctactgtgccacctagctcctcaAAAAttaagctctgatttgtagcattttctaatttttgaggTGTCAGatgctcatgctgaaaatttaacagttgatTCCTGCACATAACTAACTCTCATCCACTCATTTCCTTCCCCCATAACTTCCATCTATTATATTTGCCAGGTCTTCCTAGCCCTTGGGGAGGCATGAACTGATGTCTTCACGGTAATGCCCATATTCCAGAAGCCAAACTACAAGTCCAAAACATCTTCACTGCTGAAGGAGGTCACTTAGGTCCTTTTGAGCTCTGAAATCCTGAATATCTGTAAAGTGACTACTTCACAAGGTAgtccattttgttgttgttctcctCTAATTGTTCCCAGGGAAGAAggtgaggtgactcagtggatagagcactggccctgaagtcaggaaaaactaccagagttcaaatctagcctcagatactcaatagctatgtgaccctggacaagtcacttaaccctgtttgcctccattttctcatctgtaaaatgagttagagaaggaaatggcaaaccagtccagtatcttttgccaagaaaactccaaatgggggcacaaagagtcagacacaatttaACTAAATGACAAATTGTTACCCAGTTCCTCCTGATACAGAATTGAAATCTGGCTTCTTAAACTTCTATTCATTGGTCCTAGCTCTGccttaaaagaaagagagaagtgatAAAGGAAGCAGAGGAGGGACAGGGAAGAAGAGGTAATCAAAAACTCACATTTTTATAGTGACTTACATAGAATTTCTTCATGATAAACCATGGTTGTtgcatttagtacagtgcctggtacaccataggcatttaataaacagTTATTAGTTGATtagtgtgtcaaggaagttcatcccctccttcacctgtccatcaaacattcctgagataacaCAGTACACCAGGTTTGCATCTCTCTATGTGCAgtacgtcaataaaagtcaaggctttggggctTGAGAGAAGGGAGAacgaagaaggaagaaatagggaACAGGGTAGGCAGGtgaagggaatgaggaagaggCATGCAGGCTAGagaccatgtggtcaggttacttataggaataatTGTCTAcacttcctaataaactttataaaatatatatctgggtaaaaatattattacattagttcactgtgaggtaggtatttataaattggtttatatgtttatgcattatatatttataaatttttataggTTCATTGATTATTTAAAGATTCCCAGGAAAGGGGATTCCATAGAGTCCCTCAGTCATCCGTTCCCATCTACctcaacaaatattattgtacccatcttacagctgaagaaactgaagcccaagattaaatgacttgcccttggtCCTATAGTAAGTGTTGTAGCTCAAAATGCCAAACAGTGTCCTTTTGCAGTATGCCACAATGCCTATCCAAATGGCTTAGATGGCAAAAAGTGGATCTCTCCACATTGCTTACCTTCAGCAGCTCTCTTGCTGGGCGCTCCAGTttttcttccaattctgaaatcaAGGCATCAAAACGGCAGATCTCACCCTGGACAAGGGACTCAAACTCATCCTTCTGTTTCAAAATATCTCCATCCAACTCCTCCAGCTGGGTCAAAAGCAAGTACTGCTGCCTCTCCAGGAACTGGCACATGTGCTCAAATTCCAAGATGACCTTCTCTCTCTTGGTGGCCACCTGAGTCTAGAGGAGCAGGAAAAAGGGACAGAGAGATACCCGAGAAATGGCTGCCaccatctcttcctcctcttcttccctattccccttctttactcccatTTTATCCATCTCTATCATCCCATCTCCCTCAGTTTAGTGATACTGATATTTTCCAGCAGCCAACACATCAAAAGTtctgaagggggcagctaggttcctcagtggatagagagccagttctggtggcctgggttcaaatctgacctcagacacttcctagctgggtgaccctgagaaagtcacttaacctcaattatctagtccttacagctattctgccttggaacccatactcaaaattgattctaagacagaaagtaagggtttgaaaattATAAAAGGCACAGAGAACCCATCTGCTTTCTCCCTCACCAACTGCAGTATGGTCTGGAAGGCTAGAGAAGGCATAAAATGACCTCCTAGACCCTGCCCAGATAGAGGACTCTGCAAAAGGAGATCACCTAAGGAAGCAGAGGATGGCAAAGGAATGCCTTACCAATAAGACCTGGATCCTCTGATCTTCCCTGGACTGGATTCCTTGAAtatcttctctctcattcttcagaGACTCCAGACACCTATGGATTTGTTcctgagaagaagagagaagtcaTAGTTAGGATGAAAAATCAGAGGAATCCTCTGAGGGTTAGAGAAGTTTATTATTTTCAACCACTTGCTTCAAGGCAGGCCCTACCAATGAGTCTCTGctctttcttgattctcttccTAGGGGCAGCAAGTGGAGTTCAATGACTCTGGTATAGTTCTTGGAGTCAAAAGaagctgagtttaaatcctatctctgatactggctatgtgaccctgggcacaaatcacttcatctttttgtgcctcaatttccttatctgtaaaatggagataataatagcatctacctcccaaagtgattgggaggctcaaatgagacaatatatatacaaaatgccttgtaaaccttcaagtgctaTGCAAATTCTAAGCTAGCTCTATGTCCTATCTGATAATTTTTTctcaggcttagaatcaggaagactcatattcctgcattcaaatctggcctcagacatttactagctgtgtgaccctgagcaagtcacttacccatatttgcctcagttttctcatctgtaaaataaactggaaaaggaattaCATACTACTCTAatgtctttgcaaaaaaaaaaaaaaacccaaattgggtcatgaagagtcgagcatgactgaaataactcaacaacaacaaatatatacatagacacacatacatatcaTCTTtactagactgtaagttccttgaggacagggactttttaaatttttgtctttgtattctcagggccttgtacatgcttaataaatgctgatcgATCATTTATTTATTCCCACACAAGGAGATTCCATAGATATTCTCATTTCTATTCACCTCAACAAACATTAAGAATCTCtgtaaacaaaaaccaaaaaaaccctaaacTAAACAGTTCCTGGCCTTAAAGGTCAAGATTTACTTTCTTCTGGATTCAAAATGTGAAATTTCCAAAAGTTTTACAGAGGACATTCAGACCCTTGGCTCCCTTTCTCATATTTTATTCCCTCAGACCTCAACTCTCTTCCTTCAGAGTCTCTTGTCATGATCTTCCCTATCAGATAACCCTCTCCTCCATTTTGGACCCCATACTTGAGCCTCTATCTGTTCCTTGCACTCTACCCTACTGGAAAGCCTGTCCTAAAGGCCAGCCTCAATCCATCATATGTAAGATGCCCCCCTGGGGGGCATAACCAGGACCAGGAGTTCCTCAGATAAGGGCGAAGGAAAATGGAGACCAGAGAAAAAGATTGGGGTTGGAAGGACCTCATCTACTGATGGTAGAATGAGTGTGTTTTAATTCAAGCTGGTAACATCTTTTAAAGGCAAGAACCACAGACAGTAAAATAATCATTGGAGAAACATCAATGAGAAGGTACAGCAGATAAGGTTCTAAGGTCACCCAGGTTCATCAAACAGTCTAATCATTAATAACATGTTATTGCCTGCAATAACATGTTTTATTATGCTAAGAATAAAGAAGGTGAAGGAGAGGGCACTTGAACCTTATCTATACAGACTCTGAGTAATCTACCTCTGAGAGGGCACTCAAATCTTAATCCTAGACAGGCTCTGACTGAGATCTCTACCTCTGACAATCTTACTGAAGCTTAGCCCTATCTACTATGGCTTTGTCCTCTGTAGAGTATGGTCAAcacatttcccatttctcttcttcctttaaaagTAGTGTTTctggtgggagtagaaacccagaataAAAACGACTGTTTGAATACAGGgatggaagggatatggttggggatgtagactctgaatgaacatcctggtgcaaacatcaacaacatggaaataggttctgatcaaggacacaagaaatacccaatgaaattgcgtgttggttgtgggaagggtgggtggaggggagggagagaaataacatgattattgtaaccaaggaataatgttctaaattgactaaataaactaattcaaaaggaaaaaaaaataaaagtagtgtTTCTGGTTCAATCCAATGCAACGTAACAAGGATTTGCTGAATTCCTACCGGGTACAAGGCACTGCAGGatatactggggatacaaaaacaaagacaaaaggaaaaacagtccCTTCCTTAAAAGAGCACACGAAAAGAATACATAAATAATTTGAGGAGTAAGAGCCCACTAACAGCTATGGTGACCAGGAATAGTTTCCCTTAGAAGGCAGCACATGAAGTGaatctttaataaaactaaagattctaagaggtagaaatgaggaaagagggaatttCAGGCATGTGGTACAGTCTATATGAAGGcacagagatgaaagatgaaacaaGTACATTGGTCTGGCTAGAACTGAGGGtccaaaatggagataatgtaaAGTAAACTTGGAGAGTTGACTAGGGCCAGAATGTGAATGACTTGGAATACCAGACtaaatcatttctattttatcctaaagcAATAGGGAGGTACTAAAGATTCTTGAGCAGGGAAATCCATGGTCAGATAAGCATGATATGGTATTTGTATTAGATATTATAGTGTAGAGAAATAGTGTGGGATTATAGTGTAGAGAAATAGTGTGGGGTAGTAGATAGAGTCAATTCtactcagagtcaagaagacctgggttcaagccctGCCTCAGATACATTTTAAATATCTGATTCTGATCAAGTGAATTTACCTCTCAAGTGACCCTGAAGATTCTCTAGGAATACTGCAGAACAAATTGCAATAGTACTGAGGATCCCTTCCATCAATGTACCCCTCtccaaaataataattatgatgttTAGGATTTTAACTTTAAaggatcttctctctctctctctctctctctctctctctctctctctctctctctctctctctctctctctctctctctctctctctctctctctccctgccttttttgtcttaaaatcaatactaaatatcagttccaaggcagaagagaggtaaggattggggttaagtgacttgccagggtcccacagatactaagtatctgaggcaaaatttgaacccaggacctccatctccaggcttggctctctatacactgagccacctaaccatCCCTAAAGGCCATTTCTTGCCAATATCCACAACTAAATATTAATAGGTATGTACCAGAGTTATTAGTTCACAGAGATCTGGCCCTGGGGAGTTCCAAGCTTGGGGATACCCCTCCCCTACTTTGTCCCCCTTTCTTACCCTGTAAGGATCTGCTGCATCCTCCAGAAAGCGAACAGTGTGAGTCCTGTGCTCCAGGGCTTCCCGGCACTTCACACACAACTGCGTTTCATCATCCTCGCAGAAAAAGTAAATTTTTTCCTCATGTACTTCACAGAGGTCCTCTCCCAGGCCTGAAGGGGGTGCTGACTTTAGCTTCTCTATGTTTTCCACAACACTAGCCAGCTGCCAATTAGGCCGGAGTCCCCCAGGATGGAAGGGATCCTTGCAGAGTGGACATATGGGTTGCTCACCAGGATCAGGACCAGGGATTTCACAGTAGTGAGTAAGGCATCCTCGACAGAAGTTGTGGCCACAGTCAATGGTAACGGGCTCTCTCAGGATGGCTTGGCAGATGGGGCAACTGACCTCATCTTCCAGGGTGGTCAGAGAAGTAGCTGAGGACGCCATTGTAGCCCCCCAGACCCTCGGTGTCCTTGGGGCTTATCCTTCTTCTCACCTTCTTCTGTTTGTCTGGCTGGGATAGGaccaaggggaaggaaggaggggacaAACACACATAGACTCAGATATGCACACAGTCAAAAACACATTCGGATAAACACATACTCAAGCACTGCACCATCACATTTATACCCAGCCACATACAATGTCAGCTCAGTCACACATAGCCTTATTTGCCCCACTGGCAGTCAGACACAAATGTGGCTGACCATGTGGCGCTTCAGGACTCCAGgtttctctgtcactttctccAACCAGAGCCAACGCACCATACCAGTCAACTGAGAAGAGGCCGTGGTAGAGGAAAGGCTTGCAGAGACTCCAGAGATGACCTTAACAACTCTCAGCTTTGGCTCCCCATCACCTCTGTCAGTCTGGACAACCATGACCAGAGAGACTAAGTCCAAGCTCAACTCAGCAATGGTAGCAAGGTTATCTACTGCAAAAATAGCGTCTCCTCTTCAGTACACTGGAAGATAGGAAAGAAGAGAGCTCTGGGTCATATAGGGGTAGTGACAAACCTGACCTCTCCCAAACCCAGTTCCCATCCAGAAGGCCAGATGTCTCAAGGAAGATTGCTCATATCAGCTGTCTCAGGCTACTGGCAGCTGTTCTGCAGGGGTATGTAGGAGTTCTGATAAGGGACCTGGTCCCTGGTGTTTTCAAGGAATTCTACTCATTCTGGCTCCCCTATACTCTCTGAGACCAAGCAAATTAGGATAGGAAACGAGGTAGGCAATAGGGCCAAGTAGCACAAACGGTgcttggaaaaaaggaaagaaaaatgatctgATTTGAGGACTTGTacttgaggagaggagagacagggagatggTGACAAGAATCTTGGTCTTGGAGTTGGGAGACTTAGCTCAGTGAGCATGGACAGTTTGTTTAACCTTgatgagcctcaatttcctcatacgTAAAATCACTGTAATTACCTGTGTTACAACATGACGGTGAGGATCGAATGAGAGAGTGGATTTGTACCTATAAATCAGGtgctcaaccttttttttttctgcatcatggacctctttggcagtctgttgataaaaattcagaataatgttcttaaggggataaaataaaatatgtagattacaaaagaaaccaataataTTGGACTATAGGtatcaaatttgaaaaaaaattcatgatcCCTAGGCTAAAACCTCTGCtctaaagttctatataaatgtaaataattattgttattattagggttcttatattaatatttatcatACCCAAATATATAGGCTATGACCTTaaaatgagatttctttggggggaaaaagagaaagagagaggtatTTTCTGGGGGAAAAATACAATTTTTGGATGAATTTAGATCTTTTTCCTGCCAGATTTGAGAGAAAGTACAACCTATATTCAGACCAATATggcattatcatcatttcttcaGACACAGTCTTACTAGTTGTTGACGTTTATATAGTACCTTAAGGTCTTTTTCTCACaacaaactccttgaaggtaagTAAATATAAGGGTAAGGACAAAGTATGGTACAGTGGCAAGAACTTGAGTCCAAATGCTGATTCTACCATTTACTACCTTTAATAAGAATGAGCCCCACATAGAAAAGGGCCTCTTTTCAGCAAGGTCCATCATCATGTGGCTTAATGGCAAGCAGAATAGGCAGGTGCGTTCTCCTTCATCTTTCTCCAGGGGAGACTTTCATTACCACCACATGAGAAAAGGGGGCCTTAGGCCACCATTCTGCTCTCCTCAGAGTAAGAGGTACTGGGCTAGAAGTTCCCTTACTGTTTCCTAAAATATTGTTCCTCTAGGGGATATAATTGGTTTTCACCTAACTTTTGatcattttgtccttttgagggGAAGTGAGACCCCAAGCTCTATACTTCAGGGAGTTTCTCCTCGGGTGAGATCAAGGACTCTCTTGGTCATTACCTCTCTTTTATAGAATTCATAACTGATATACCAACTTTCTTGCCtatatagaatttatttatttctttaatttagtcaatttcgaacattattccctggttacaaaaatcattttctattcctccctcccctcccctcccctcctgtagccaacgcacaattccaccgggtattacatgtgtccttaaccAGAATCAAtgtccatattgttggtatttgcactaggatgttcattcagagtctacatccccaattgtattcccctcaacccatgtagtcaagcagttggttttttcttcagtgtttttactctcac
It includes:
- the TRIM10 gene encoding tripartite motif-containing protein 10 — its product is MASSATSLTTLEDEVSCPICQAILREPVTIDCGHNFCRGCLTHYCEIPGPDPGEQPICPLCKDPFHPGGLRPNWQLASVVENIEKLKSAPPSGLGEDLCEVHEEKIYFFCEDDETQLCVKCREALEHRTHTVRFLEDAADPYREQIHRCLESLKNEREDIQGIQSREDQRIQVLLTQVATKREKVILEFEHMCQFLERQQYLLLTQLEELDGDILKQKDEFESLVQGEICRFDALISELEEKLERPARELLKDIRSTLIRCEGRRCRKPEAVSPDLGERIRDFPQQALQLQREMKTFLENLLFELDCEPALISLDPRTSHPKLLLSEDYQRAQFSYKWQTSPDSPQRFDRAICVLAQDGFVGGRHTWVVAVNLVHGGSCTMGVVNHDVRRKGELRLRPEEGIWAVRLAWGFVSALGSYPTRLSLEENPKQIRVSLDYEVGWVTFSNAVTQEPIHTFTASFTGKIFPFFGLWGRGSSFSLSS